From the genome of Blautia pseudococcoides, one region includes:
- a CDS encoding RluA family pseudouridine synthase → MITPKILYEDPHLLICHKPPGLPVQTKKINTPDLESILLTYLTSKGDPPSLAVIHRLDQPVEGILVFTKTKEAAKNLNTQIQDGKMGKYYLAAVSGILTEKESRLENELIKDAKTNTSRVSRQKTPQSKKAVLEYRVLKEEEDRSLLEIHLLTGRHHQIRVQMAYAGHPLLGDTKYNPQAGKEKEWQYIALCAYKLSFAHPKTKKKMEFQVKPSGNFPIV, encoded by the coding sequence ATGATAACCCCTAAAATCCTATACGAAGACCCCCACCTCCTAATCTGTCACAAACCTCCAGGCCTCCCCGTCCAAACCAAAAAGATCAACACCCCAGACCTGGAATCCATCCTCCTAACCTACTTGACATCAAAAGGCGATCCTCCCTCCCTTGCCGTGATCCACCGCCTCGATCAGCCCGTGGAAGGCATCCTGGTCTTCACAAAAACCAAAGAGGCAGCCAAAAATCTAAACACCCAGATCCAGGACGGCAAAATGGGAAAATACTACCTTGCCGCTGTCAGCGGCATTCTGACAGAAAAAGAATCCCGCCTGGAAAATGAGTTGATCAAAGACGCCAAAACCAACACATCCAGAGTATCCAGGCAAAAAACGCCTCAAAGCAAAAAAGCCGTTCTGGAATACCGTGTATTAAAAGAGGAGGAAGACAGATCATTACTGGAAATCCACCTTCTGACAGGCCGTCATCACCAAATCCGTGTCCAGATGGCATACGCAGGCCACCCGCTGCTGGGGGATACCAAATACAATCCCCAGGCAGGGAAAGAAAAAGAATGGCAGTACATAGCTTTATGTGCATACAAATTATCATTTGCCCATCCAAAAACAAAGAAAAAAATGGAATTCCAGGTAAAGCCCTCTGGAAATTTTCCTATAGTATAG
- a CDS encoding AI-2E family transporter translates to MRWKKAGITVGVFAGVFLIMKYAVPVMLPFLLGGLLALAILPAARWLADRKLCRKLHFTEGGIGAVLILLLSVASILGFMWLLQALSTQIGRLISFYPVIKKEFCQIIGQCCRQVEYTMGIPAQESSQYIYMQLSNLGSSFFDGSQSMEAAVDSMKTCVVVVGGLILCVVSAVLILQEHGDWKAQFASWPVFVKIRNLFRNLKNGIAEYFKAQIKIMGIIILLCIAGLFLLGTSHFLLAGLALGLLDALPVLGTGTFLVPAALVLALRGNAVGAVGCIALYLVTSCVRQFLEPRLIGKKVGVSPLLVLLSVYLGLFLYGGAGFLLGPLSALVIYGILREWNLLDYGKNE, encoded by the coding sequence ATGAGATGGAAGAAGGCGGGCATAACAGTGGGAGTATTCGCAGGCGTATTTTTGATAATGAAATATGCGGTACCTGTGATGCTCCCATTTCTTTTAGGGGGGCTTCTGGCACTCGCCATACTTCCAGCGGCCAGATGGCTGGCTGACCGGAAACTCTGCAGAAAACTTCATTTTACAGAGGGGGGCATTGGCGCGGTTCTGATTCTTCTTCTCTCAGTGGCAAGCATTCTCGGCTTCATGTGGCTTCTCCAGGCCCTATCCACACAGATTGGACGGCTGATCTCTTTCTATCCGGTGATAAAAAAAGAATTCTGCCAGATCATCGGACAATGCTGCAGACAGGTGGAGTACACAATGGGGATACCGGCTCAGGAGAGCAGTCAGTATATTTATATGCAGCTCAGCAATCTGGGCAGTTCTTTTTTTGACGGAAGCCAGTCCATGGAAGCTGCGGTGGATTCCATGAAAACGTGTGTTGTGGTGGTAGGCGGCCTGATTCTGTGCGTGGTATCCGCAGTTTTGATCCTGCAGGAACACGGAGACTGGAAAGCGCAGTTCGCCTCCTGGCCGGTTTTCGTGAAGATCAGAAATCTTTTCCGGAATTTGAAGAACGGAATAGCGGAATATTTCAAAGCCCAGATAAAGATCATGGGAATTATTATTCTGCTCTGCATAGCCGGACTGTTTTTACTGGGAACATCCCATTTCCTCCTCGCCGGGCTGGCACTGGGACTTTTGGACGCCCTGCCGGTATTGGGAACAGGAACATTTCTTGTGCCCGCAGCCCTGGTGCTTGCCCTGAGGGGAAATGCTGTGGGTGCTGTTGGATGTATCGCCCTCTATCTTGTTACAAGCTGCGTCAGGCAGTTTCTGGAACCCCGCCTGATCGGAAAAAAAGTGGGTGTATCCCCTCTTCTTGTTCTGCTGTCCGTGTATCTGGGTCTTTTTTTGTACGGAGGAGCAGGTTTTTTGCTTGGCCCACTTTCCGCTTTGGTGATTTACGGGATTTTACGCGAATGGAATCTTCTGGACTATGGGAAAAATGAATAG